TGGATCATTGCCTGAACAAAATAAACCGAGTAAAGCCCGTCCAATAATGTTCGCCGCCCCGCAATTGCCCGGGGCGGCGCCGTCACTCGCTGATGTAATCCCGCAGTTTGCGGCGGTGGCTGGGGTGCCGCAGGCGGCTGAGCGCTTGGGCCTCGATCTGCCGCACGCGTTCCCGGGTGACGCCCATTTTACGGCCGACTTCCTCGAGGGTGTAGGATTGCCCGTCCAACAGGCCGTACCGCAGCTGCAGAATCCGGACTTCGCGCGGGGGCAGGGTTCCGAGCACTTCCTCCAGCTGTTCGCGCAGAAGGTTGCGCGTGGCGGCTTCGGCCGGGGCGGGGCTTTCCTCGTCCTCGATGAAATCCCCCAGAACCGAATCCTCTTCCTCGTCGGTCGGGGTTTCGAGGGAAAGCGGCCGGCGGGCAACCTGGATCATGTTCTCGACCTTCTTCGAGGTCACGCCCAGCGCGTCGCCCAACTCGTCCGGGCTGGGGTCGCGTCCGAGTTCCTGCGTCAGCTGGTGGGAGACGCGCAACAGTTTGTTGATCTGGTCGCCCATGTGGACCGGGACGCGGATCGTGCGGCCTTGGTCGGCGATCGCCCGGGTCACCGCCTGGCGGATCCACCAAGTGGCGTAGGTGCTGAACTTGTGCCCCCGGCGGTAGTCGAACTTCTTCGCCGCCCGGATCAGGCCGATGTTCCCTTCCTGGATCAGGTCCAGGAACGGGACACCGCGGCCCATGTATTTCTTGGCCACGCTGATCACCAGCCGGGAATTGGCGGTGATCAGATGCTCGCGGGCGGACCACCCGTCTTCGATCCCGGATTGCAGCTGAGCCCGCCGGCGGAGTTCCGCGACGCCCCGTGCGAGGGATTCCCGCGCCAGCTTGCCGCGTTCGATCCGCTTGGCTAGGGTCACCTCTTCGACGGCCGTCAGCAACGGCACCCGTCCGACTTCTTTGAGGTATAGCCCGATTGTGTCGTCGGCGTCGATCGCCGAGAGGTAGGTGTCGTCTTCAAGGAGTTCCCCGGACAGCGGGATTTCCTCTTCCACCTCCGCCAGCTCCTCGTCGCCCGGTTCCGGTTCGGCGGATTCGCTGGTGTCGAAGATCTCCACCCCCGCCGAGAGCAGGGCGGCGTAAGTCTCCTCCAATTGGTCGATATCCCGCTCGGCCTCCGGAAAGTAGCGCAGGATGTCGTCGATGGTGACGAATCCCTTTTCCCGGCCTTGTTCGATCAGGGCGGCGATCGAGGGATGTTCCTCGTCGATCGGAAGGGAATCGTCCACCGGGGCGACGGCCGGAGCGGCCCCGAAGTGTTTCTCGGCCGGGGAAGCGGCCAAGCGCCTGCCGAGCATCGTCACGGCCTTGTGGCGCGCCAAATCCTTCCCCTTCGGAGACGCCGTGCCGCCGGTGGTTTTCACCGGGCGGTTCCGAAGCGGAGATTTGTTGTCTTTGGGCTTGGATCGTTTGGCAGGAGAACGTGGCTTTCCCGCGTTTTTTCCTTTGGCAACCATACTCCACCAGCATACAACGGAAAATTGGGAGGTGCAATAGGCGGCGGCTTTTTCCCTGAAATTTGGGATTTTTCCGAAAAAACCGCCAGTCCATCTCCGGTTGCTTCCATGAGATGGACTGGCGGGGCAGGACGTGTAGGGTGCTGTTTCTCAGGAAGTCGGACTTGCCGTGGGCGTCGCCGGCGCCATCGACGGGGTCGGCGTCACGGTCGGGGTTTCCGTCGGCGTCGCCGTCTCGGTCGGGGTCAGCGTCGGCGTGCGCGTGATCGTCGGCGTGGTGGTGTTGGTCGGCGTGATCGTGAAGGTCGGCGTGATCGTCGGCGGCAACGGCTTATTGGAGATCCAGCCGATCACCCCGGACAGGAAGGTGGTCCGCACGGAGATGATCTTCGGCGAGCCCTCAATCCGCGCGTAGTAGCCGGTCTGGGTCGGATTCATGGCGCCGATTTCCAGCACGAACGATTTCCCTTCCGAGGTCTTCACCGTCAGTTTGTAGTTGGGCTTGTCGAGGTCGAATATCTCCAGTTCCAGGTCCGTGCCGTGTTCGCGGTATACCTCCACCTTGGCGAGCGATGTCACCACCGAGGTTACCGAAGTCTGGTTTGCCTCCGCCGAAGGAATGTCCATCACCATCCAGGTGCCTTTGGTGTTCTTCTGGACTTCCACGTGCATCCCGGCGTTGAGGTCCTCGATCCGGATGAAGTTGATGCTTGCGCCGTCAACGCTCCACAGCGGTTCGAGGGTGGCCGTGACGGAGGAGGCCGGTGTGGGGGCGGGCTGGATGATGTTCGAATCCAGCAGAGCCGCCAGGGCGATCAGTACGACGAGCAGGACCAGCAAACCGTAGGTAATTCTTCTATCCATGGAGTTCTCTCTGTTCCGGAAGGCTCAGGTCCGATTCCGGAGAAGGAATTATTTATGCTTGCGGCGGTTGTACCACACGATCCCGTACAGGGCGACGAAGCTGCCCGGCAGCAGGCAGGCGGAGGTGAGCACGATCGCGTTCATCACCCAGGCGTCCGTCGGCAGCGAGATGTAGCGGTAGGTCGAGGGCTTTTGGGAAAGGCTGATCAGGTTTTCCTGAAAGCTGGCCCAGTTCACGGCGTTCTCCATCAGTTCGCGGTTGGCGCCGGACCTCCAGTTGACGGCCTGGTTCTCGGCGAAATCCTCGTCGCCGAACACCACCACCCGAGAGGAAAGGGTCGCGTCCTCGGCCGAGACGCCGATGTTCAGCGGCGAGTCGTAGTCGACGTCCTTGTTGAAGACTGCGGACCGGTTTTCCGTCGTGAAGGAGATTTCCCCGACCGACGCCGTGTCGGTCTCGCCCCAAACCTTGTTGTTGGGGGCGTCGACTTGGACGAACCCGAGCGGCGTGAACGTCTTCCCGTCCGGCATGGCGATCTCGACGCTCATCGCGGTTGGGAACATCGTCATGGTTTCCGCGGTGGTCAGCTGCGTGATCGGGCTCGCGGAGGGATAGGTCGAGGCGATCGGCGTGAGGATATAGGTGTTGACCAGGTTGACGATGATGTCGTTGCGCAGGGTGATCCCCCACGCCTCCTTCAGGTACGCCGCCAGGATGTCCTCCGACGGGTTCATTTGGGTCACGACGTAGGGGTTCTGCAGAAGAATCAGCCCGCCGCCCGCTTCCAGGTATTCCTTGATCGCCGTGAGTTCAAAATCCAGGAGGGGCGTTTTCGGGCCGGCGAGCACGAGCACCGACGCATCCTCCGGGATTTTCTCCTCCTGGGTCAGGTTCAGAGTCTCGACGATGTAGTTCTTGCTGCGTAGGGCGGAAGCCAGCGTGCTGACGTCGGTATTCTCGCTGCTGTCGATCGAAGCTTCCCCGTGCCCTGCCAGGAAGTAGACCTTGTGCTCGCCGGGATTCATCAGCTTCACCAGGGCGGTGGTGAATTCGCTTTCGGTCGAAGAAGTCACCAGTTCTTTTTGTTCGCCCATCGCAAAGACTAGTGTGCCGTCTTGGGAGATCCCGTCCTGGTTGGCGAGCACCGGATTGGCGTCCGGGTCGATTTTGGTGTAGGTGATCAGCCCGCCCGACTCCGCCATGTACTTTTCCAAAAGCTCCATCGTGCTCTCCCAGCCGGTGTGGCTGGGGCCGTACCACGCGCGGACTTCGACCGGGTTGGCCAAGGTTTGCAGGGTCCGCAGGGTTTCCGGCGAGAGCGTGTTGGATTCATCCTCGGTCAGGTCGACCCACAGCGTGGTCTGGGTCGACGCCTGATACAGGATGTAGTTCACGGTCACGACGATCGCCACCAGCGACAGGCTGGTAATTAACATGTTGGTGCCGTATTTGGCTTGCCGGCTGCCCAGCCAGGATTGGACCCGCTCCGGGTCCAGGAACGCGAAGGCCAGGATGCCCACCGCCCCGATCAGGAGCGGGACGTAGGTGTAAACGTCCACCGCGCCCCGCACGAGGTACGCGATCAGCGCGGTGACCAGCCCGGCCACCCCGGCCAGCAAGAGCCAGGGGGCGATGGCCGCCGGATTGAAATCCCTAATGGAATCCTTTTTATCATTCTGCAAAGACATGGGACGGTTTCCTCCGGTCTTACCGCCACCGCTTGGATTCGATGACGCGGGTGGCGAAGAACAAGCTCAAGGCGATGAGGCTGAGATAGTAAACGATGTCGGTCAGGTCCAGGCGGCCGGCGTAGGCCGTGTTGTAGAAGTGGGAGGTGAAATCCAGGTATTGCAGGACGGTCCCCCACAGCGATGTGCCGCCCATCCCGCCCATATAGCTGAGGGTGCTGGTGGCCAGGCCGGAAACCCACAGACCGAGGCTGACGACCAGCGAGGCGAAGAAGGCCGCCGTCGCGTTGGCGAACAGGGACGAAACCGCCACGCCGATCGCCAACAGCGCCCCAACCAGCAGGAACAGGACGATGTAGGAGCTGACCAGCGGGCCTTGGTCGATCCCGTTCGGCTTGGTGATCGCCTGCAGGAAGATCGGATACACCCAGGTGAGGGCGAGGATCACCGAGGCGAACATCGCAGCGCCGACCCATTTGCCGACGACCAGTTCGGAATCGCGCACCGGTGCGGTCAACAGCAGTTCCAGCGTGCCGGCCCCGTTTTCCTCCGCCAACAGCTTCATGGTGATGGCCGGGGTCGCAAAAAGCAACAGGGTCAGCAACGGGCCCAGCACCGTGGTCCCGGCAAGTTCCTGCGCCGAATAGGTGTTGTTCAGGGTTTGCACCAGGTCGAGCGAGAAGACGATTCCCAGGAACAGGAAGATCACCACGGCCAGAAAATAGGCGATCGGGGAACCGAAATATTGACGGAATTCCTTCCAGGCGATGATCCAGATGTTGCGCATGAATTCCTACTCCTTCTGTTGCCGGGAGCCGCGTTTTCCCTTGGATTTGTCGTCCGTACGGGTCAGTTCCAGGAAGATCTGCTCCAGGTCCACGCCCTGGCTGTGGACTTCGACCACGTCCTGCCCGCCGCGGGTCAGCGCGCGGACGATCGCCGGCCGGATTTCCTTCCCGGGGGCGATTTCCACTTCGAAGATGCCGTTGCCCATCGGTTCGACCGTCAGGACTCCCTTGACCGCGGCGATGATGTTCTCGGCGCCTTCGGTTTCCCCGGCCAGCTCGACGGTGATGCGCTCGGCGCCCGCCAGCCGCGCCTGCAGGTTTTCCGGCCGGTCCTCGGCGACGATGTGGCCTTTGTTGATAATCAGCACGCGGTTGCAGATCTGCTGGGCTTCGGAGAGAATGTGGGTCGAAAGCAGCACCGTGTGATCGGCGCCGAGCTCCCTGATGAAGTTGCGGATTTCCACCACCTGGACCGGGTCGAGGCCGATGGTCGGTTCGTCGAGGATCAGAACCTCCGGCTTGTGGAGCACGGCCTGCGCCAAGCCGACCCGCTGGCGCATGCCTTTGGAGAGGTTGCCGATGTAGGATTCCACCCGGTCTTCCAGGTTCACGCGCTGGATGGCCTCGTCGACGCACTGGTCCGGATTTGGAAGGTGGCGCATCGCGGCCATGAAGTCGAGGTAGTCGAGCACCGTCATGTCGGAGTAGAGCGGCACGGTTTCCGGCAGGTAGCCCACCCGCCGCCGGACCTCGAGCGACTCGTCCACGACGTCGAAGCCGGCCACGATCGCGCGCCCTTCGCTGGGCGGCATGTAGGCCGTCAGGATCCGCATCGTGGTGGTTTTCCCGGCGCCGTTCGGCCCCAGAAAGCCGACGATCTCCCCCTTCTTGGCGTGGAAGTTTAACCCGTCGATGGCTTTGCGCAGGCCGTACCATTTGGTCAGGTTGGTGACTTGAATCATCCTGTCCTCGTAAAAGGGTATGGAGAGATGAGCCCGAAGGTGTTGATCGGGGGATGCTACTGTTTATTTATACTTGTTTTTCGGCTCAAATCAAGGACGGTTCGGGGCTTCTCATCAAACCTTTAGCTGGTCGCGGACCCGCTGGAAGCCCCGTTTCCACCGCCGAAGGCGCGCGCTCCGCCGCGCTTGACAAGGCGGAGGCCCCAAACTAAAATGCGTGAGCTGTTCCCGGCCGACGCGGATGCATCACCCCCGCTGCCAGCGAATGATTAAGAAGAATCCCCGGTCATCCTGCCGCGCCTAATGCGCGGCTTATCTTGTGTGTCGATCCGGACACTCCGTGGAGGACTACATGGAAAATCTTGACATTTTCGGAATGGCAACACGGCACGGCTTGAACCCTGTCGAGCAGATCTTCATCCTCAGCGTGCTGGTGGCCGCGTTCCTCAGCCTGGTCTACGCCGCCTTGTTGCGCTGGATGGTGCTCAAGAAGGACAAGGGCACCGTCAAGATGCAGGAGGTTTGGAACGCGATCCGCAAGGGAGCCGACGCCTACCTCGGGCGGCAGCTGCGGACCATCCTGCCGTTGATCGTCGTGCTGACGGTGGTGATGTTCTTCAGCGTCTATGTGGTCCCGCCCTCGCGGGAGGCGCTGGAGGAGTTCCACAACCTGACCCAGGACCAGATCGCCCTGGTGATCGCGATCGGGCGCACCGTCGCCTTCATCCTCGGCGCGAGCTTCTCGCTGATCGTCGGGCAGTGGGGCATGCGGATGGCCGTCCAGGCCAACATCCGCGTCGCCGCCGCCTCTCGGCGCGGATTCAACGAGGCGCTTTCGATCGCCTACTACGCCGGGACGATCACCGGCATGCTCACCGACGGGCTCGGCCTGCTCGGCGGGACGGCGATCTTCATCGTCTTCGGACGGGCCGCCCCCGACGCCCTGCTCGGCTTCGGCTTCGGCGGCACCCTGCTGGCGCTGTTCATGCGCGTCGGCGGCGGCATCTACACCAAGGCTGCCGATGTGGGCGCCGACCTGGTCGGCAAGGTCGAAAAAGACATTCCCGAGGACGATCCGCGCAACGCCGCGGTGATCGCCGACTTGGTCGGCGACAACGTCGGCGACTGCGCCGGCATGGCCGCCGACATCTTCGAAAGCTACGAAACGACCATCGTCTCCGGCCTGATCCTCGGCTTGGCGCTGGTGTCCTTGACCGGCGAGTTGAAGTGGATCGTCTACCCGCTGGTGATCCGCGCCGTGGGCGTGATCTCCTCCATGCTCGGGACCTTCACCGTTCCGATCTGGGAAAAGTTCCCGATCCCCTTCCTGCGGGCGCATGATGCCGAAGAGGCGATGTTCCGCTCGTACGAGGTGTCGAGCTTCTTTACCTGCACCATCTCCTTCATCCTGGCCCTGACCTACGCCCAAGACTGGCGCCTGGCGGCCCTCACCACCATCGGCGTCGGCCTGGCGGTGGCCTTCAACCCGCTGACCTCGTTCTTCACTTCCACCAAGCACGCACCGGTCAAGGAGATCGTCAAATCCACCAACACCGGACCCGCCACCACGATCCTCTCCGGCCTTTCGGTCGGGATGGAATCCAGCGTCTACGCCCTGTTCGTGATCGTCGTCGCCTTCATCCTCGGGTTGCTGCTCTACAGCGCCGACGGGGCGACCTACGTGCTGTACGCCGTGGCGATGATCGGCATCGGCATGCTCTCGCACACCGGCAACAACGTGGCGATGGACTCCTACGGCCCGATCTCCGACAACGCCAACGGGATCGGCGAGATGGCCTGGCATGACCTGAAGGACAAGGAAACCCTCAAGGCCCGCCAGATCATGGCCGACCTCGACGCGGTTGGCAACACCACCAAAGCCATCACCAAGGGCATCGCCATCGCCTCGGCCGTGATCGCCGCGGTCAGCCTGTTCGGTTCCTACATCACCGACGTCGGCCGGGTGCAGGCCCAACTCGGTCAGACGGTGATGGACGCCATCCGCGTCTCCGACACCAAGGTGTTCATCGGCTTGCTCCTGGGCGGCGCCCTGCCATGGCTGTTCGGCTCGCTCTCCATCCGCGCGGTCAGCCGCGCGGCCTGCCAGATCGTTGAGGAAGTCCGCCGCCAGTTCAAGCTTCCGGGCATCATGACCGGAAAAGTGGCTCCGGATTACGCCCGGGTGGTGAGCATCTCCACCGCCTCGGCCCAGAAGGAGCTCATCCCGCTGGCGACGATCGCCGTCCTGATGCCTCTGGCCGTCGGCTTAATCCTGCAGGTCGAAGCTTTGGGAGGCTTCCTGGCTGGCATCATCCTCTCCGGCCAGTTGCTGGCGGTGTTCATGTCGAACGCCGGCGGCGCCTGGGACAACGCCAAGAAGTCGATCGAGGACGAGCCCCGCGACCTCAAGGCCAACACCGGCAAGGGTTCCGAACGGCATAAGGCGGGCGTGGTCGGCGACACGGTCGGCGATCCGCTCAAAGACACCGCCGGTCCGGCCCTCAACCCGATGATCAAGGTCGCCAATCTGGTCAGCCTGCTGGCCGCCCCGATCATTGTCAAGTACCAATTGACCAATGCCGACGGCAGCGTGAATTTCGTCGTCCTGGCCGTGGCGGTTTTGTTGCTGGCGGCCACCGTCTGGGCGATTGCGCAAAGCAACCGCCAAGTGAAGGAAGAACCCGCGGTTGCCGCCGTTCCCGCGGCAAAGAAACCCGCCGCGAAGCGAAAAAAGTAACCCCTGTCAATCCCGAGTAGGAAAAGGAGAAGGCCTCAAGCCTTCTCCTTTTTTCTACCCGGAATCCCGTTTTTTCTTTTTCCTCACCCCGATCCCATAATTCCGAAACGGATGAAAACCTCCCTTTTTCTTTTTCCCCTTTCGCATCCTCCCGTCACTGTCCCGAGCGGAGTGCGGAACAGGCGTTGCCGGATTAATCCTCCCAGTCCTTCTCAACAACTCGGCGGCTTTACATTATCTACCTGCTTTGAATGTATATTTCCCATGCAAGAATTTAAGTATCTCCTCAGCCTCCCCCTCATCCGCCCTCCCGTCGCTTCGCTCCGGGACAGGTTCGGGCGCCTTCTCCCAGCCCTGCATCTACGGATGAACTTATACATTTATTGAAAGCCCTCCAACTTAAGCGATGGGCTGGGAGAAGGATGGGATGAGGGGAAAATGAAAACTGGTTTTTCCGGACATTTATATAATTCTTGCATCGGGGTGAGCAGACAAAAACTGAGAAGCAATTACCGTCTTTTTTTTCGGCTCAGCCGACCATCCACTGTGCGGCGAATAGGACCTATCCCCTCTTTCGTGGGAGGAGGGATGCCCCGCAACCTGTTGTGGGAGGCGGGAGATCGCCGATAGCCCCGGCAAATGGGAGACCGGGCCAATGCCTGTCAGGGCGGAAGAACCGCAAAGCCGGGGCGGCGGGTCAGTCCTCTTCTTTACAAACGTTAATAAGGTATTTCGCCGCCACCGCCTCGAGCGGGGCGGGAGCCGGGTTCCCCTGCAGGACGGCTTTAAGGATCTCCATATCCGAAGACCACACCAGGCTTCCGGGCGTGATGAAACAGAAGGCGCCCGGCTGGTAGGCGGTGGCCAGTTTTCCCCCGTGATAGTAATAATGGCTTTGGCTGGTCACCACCGGATAGGCATGCATCGACGGCGGCATATCCGCCGGCTGGAACCATAATTTGATCTCCCGCTCGGCGTCGGCGGCATTGGCCGAGGCGTGGATCAGGTTTTCCATCCGCTGGCCGATGGCGTTCCCGTTCTTGTCCAGAATCGGGACCAGGGTGCCCAGCGAGCGGATGCAGCCCGGCTGTTTTTCCCGCGCCTCGTGCGGGTTGGTCGGTCCGACCAATTCGCGGATCCGCTGCACCGCGTCAACGCCCTGATAGACGAAAGCGACAACCCGGCGCTTCCAAGGCTCGTCCGGGTAGTGGATCTTCCCCATGATGAAATCGAGCAGCCCGGGAAAGAACACTTTCCCGCGGTGCTCCGCGTAGTGTTCGTCGGCCAGCATCCGGTTGACATAAACGATCTTTGCGGCGGCGAACCGCAGGCCGGTGTGGAACTCGGAAAGTTGGGAGACGATGTAACCGGTGAGCGAGTTTTTCAGCGCGTCGGGTTTGATCAGGACCAGCGTTTGCTCGAGGGCTTCGTTGGGCATTCGGGAACTCCGATGATTTCCATGATACCGGGGATCGAGGTTTTCCGCCACCGGCGGGCGGCACTTGGGCGGCCGGTCAGCGCTCGCGGACCGGCGGATACGGTTCTTCTTCCGGGCCGACGTAGATGAAGCGCGGCCGGAAGATCCGGTTGTCGATCCATTGTTCGAGCGCGTGGGCCGTCCAGCCGGCGCTGCGTCCGACGGCGAAGATCGGGGTGAACATCGCGATTTCGATGCCCATCGAGGCCATCACGACTCCGGAGAAAAAATCCACGTTCGGCCAAATTCCGCGCTGGCCGTATTTCTCGGCCATCACCTTCTCGATCCGCTCGGCGGTTTCCAGCCAGTGTTCGGTGCCGGCCCGGCGGGTCACCTCGCGGGCTTGGTTGCGCAGGATCGTCGCGCGCGGGTCCATGATTTTGTACACGCGGTGTCCGAATCCGTGAATCCGCAGTTTCTGCGACATCGCGTCCTCCAGGAACCGCTCGACGTTCTCCAGCGAGCCGATCGCCTGGAGCATCCGCATCACCTCTTCGTTGGCGCCCCCGTGCAACGGCCCCTTCAGCGCGCAGATCCCCGCCACGACCGCCGAGTACAGGTCGGAGAGGGTCGAGCGGACGGTCACGGTGGCGAAGGTGCTGGCGTTGCACTCGTGATCGGCGTGCAGGATCAGCAGGACATCCATCACCTCCGCGTAGAAATTGTCGGGCGCGGCTCCGGTGAGCATGTAGTAAAAATTGCCGGCGTGCGTCAGGTCCGCCCGGGGGGTGAGCATCGGTTTCCCCTGCCGGGCCCGGGCGATGGCGGCCGCGATGGTGGCGATCTTTGAGACGATCCGGATGCTTTGGCGGCATTGTTCGGAGGGCGTATCGTCTTCGGTGGTCTCGTCGTAGGCCGCGAGGGCCGAAACCGCCGTGCGCAGAACCGACATCGGATGCACGCCGTAGCGCGGCGCGTGCTTCGCAATCAGGTCGTACAGCTCGGACGGAATCTCCCTGTACGAGCGCATCAACCGTTCGAGATCCTTAAGTTCGGCTTCCTTGGGCAGGCGGTCGTACAGCAAAAGGTAGAACACCTCCTCGTAGCTGGATTTTTCGCACAATTCCTCGATCGGGTGTCCGTGATAGACAAGCTTGCCCCCCATTCCGTCGACAAAGCTCTTCGCGCTCTCGCCCACGGGAATTCCTTCCAGACCCTTGGAGAAGGGAATCTCGCCCGCCTTGGCGATCAGTTTAACTTCCTCGGAGTAGGTGTTGGCCATGGTTCTCTCCTGCGTCTCCGCTCCTCTCCCCCCCGCTTACGGACCGTTCGAGGCCAAGCCGGAAACGATCTTGCGGATCCGGGCGGCGGAGGCTTCCAGCGTGGCACGCTCCTCGGCGTTGAGCGACAATTCGACGATCCGCTCCACCCCGGTGCGTCCGATCTGCACCGGCACCCCGAAATAAATGTCGTCCAGGCCGAATTCGCCCTCGCAATACGCCGAACAAGGAAACACCCGGTGCGTGTTGTTAAGGATGGATCCCACCATCGCCGTCAGGGCCGCCCCCGGCGCATACGCCGCACTGCGGGTCTTGAGCAGGTTGATCAGCTCCGTGCCGCGGTTCCGGGCTCGGTCGACGAGCGCTTCCAGCCTTTCCGCCGGGATCAGATCCGAAAGCGGAACCCCGCAGACGTTTGAATGGCGGACCATCGGCACCATGGTGTCGCCGTGTCCGCCGAGCATGAACGCATGCACGCTTTCGACGCTCACGCCCAATTCCCGGGCGATCAGGATCTGGAACCGCGACGAGTCGAGGATCCCGGCTTGGCCGATCACCCGCTGTTTGGGAAGCCCGCTCGACCGGTAGGCCAGGTAGGTCATCGCATCCACCGGGTTGGTAAGGATGATCAGGATTGCCTCCGGCGAATGCCCAACCGCGGCCGCGACCGTTTCCTTGATTACCGCGGCGTTGGTCTGCGCCAATTCGTCGCGGGTCATCCCCGGTTTCCGCGGTTTGCCGGCGGTGATGATGACCACGTCGGAATCGCGCGTGTCGGCATAATCGCTGGTCCCGTGGACGCTGGTCGATTGCTCGAGAATCGGGATGGCTTCCTGCAAATCCAGCGCCGCGCCCTGGGCCAGCCCGTCCACCGCATCCAACAGGACGATGTCGCATAAATCCTTTGCGGCCAGCCAGACGGCGGTCGCCGATCCGGTGTTGCCGGCTCCGATGATCGAGACTTTGGGGCGCATCGCTTGTCCAGGTTTGTCGGAATGCGGTTGGGACCGCGGAAGAACCGTTCCGGATCCGACCCCGGGGGATTAAGGCGTTAGTCTACCATAATCCCCCCAAGACGGATGGTATAATCTCCGCGCCCGCTCCCAAACCGGAAGCGGACCTGGAAACGCCCCCGTCCAATGTCCGAAAAAAAACACATCGTATCCCTTGATATCGAAACCACCGGGTTGTCGCCCGAACGCGATGCCGTGATCGAGGTCGGCCTGATCCGCTTTCGCGGAGACCGCGAGGAAGCCCGCTGGTCCTCCTTCGTCCATCCCGGCTGCCGGATTCCCCCGGCCATCACCCAGCTCACCGGCATCACCGATGCCATGGTTTCGGACGCCCCGCCGATTAAGGCGTTGATCCCGCAGATCCGCGAGTTCGCCGGCGGCGACCCGATCCTCGGGCACAACGTTGCCTTCGACATCGCCTTCTTCCGCAAGCACAGGCTGTTCCAGGACCAGGATGTTCTGGACTCCTTGGAGCTGGCCTCGGCGCTCCTTCCCCGCGCTCCGCGCTACAACTTGGGGGCGTTGTGCTCCCATCTGGGAATCCCCGTCTCCCCAACCCACCGCGCGTTGGACGACGCGCTCGCGGCCTATGCACTTTACCGCCGGCTGGCGGAGATCGCCTGCGGACTTCCGACCGCGTTCCTCGCCGAGATGGTGCGTTTCGGCCAGAATGTGAAGTGGGGCGGCGGCGCGCTGATGGAGGAGGCGTATGCCGCCAGGCTGAAGGAGGAGGGGGCGCTGGCCAAAACGCCCGGCGTGCGCTTCCCGATCTTCGAGTCGCAGCCGGTGTTCGGGCGGCGCGACGATTCCCAGTCCGGACCCGAACCGCCGCTCCCCCGCGAGGAACCCGAACCCCTCGATCCGGAGGCGATGGCCGCATTGCTCGACACCCGCGGTCCGTTCGGCGCCCATTTTCCCGGCTACGAACGCCGGACCCAGCAGATGGAAATGACCGCGGCCGTTTCCCAAGCCTTCTCGCAAGGTTCTCACCTCATGGTCGAGGCGGGCACCGGCACCGGGAAAAGCCTGGCTTACCTGATCCCGGCGGTCCATTGGGCGCTTAAAAACGGCGAGCGCGTGGTTGTCTCCACCAACACCATCAACCTGCAGGATCAGCTTCTGAAAAAGGATTTTCCCGACCTGGTGCGGGTGCTGAAGTTGG
This sequence is a window from Anaerolineales bacterium. Protein-coding genes within it:
- a CDS encoding citrate synthase (catalyzes the formation of citrate from acetyl-CoA and oxaloacetate); its protein translation is MANTYSEEVKLIAKAGEIPFSKGLEGIPVGESAKSFVDGMGGKLVYHGHPIEELCEKSSYEEVFYLLLYDRLPKEAELKDLERLMRSYREIPSELYDLIAKHAPRYGVHPMSVLRTAVSALAAYDETTEDDTPSEQCRQSIRIVSKIATIAAAIARARQGKPMLTPRADLTHAGNFYYMLTGAAPDNFYAEVMDVLLILHADHECNASTFATVTVRSTLSDLYSAVVAGICALKGPLHGGANEEVMRMLQAIGSLENVERFLEDAMSQKLRIHGFGHRVYKIMDPRATILRNQAREVTRRAGTEHWLETAERIEKVMAEKYGQRGIWPNVDFFSGVVMASMGIEIAMFTPIFAVGRSAGWTAHALEQWIDNRIFRPRFIYVGPEEEPYPPVRER
- a CDS encoding nucleoside-diphosphate kinase yields the protein MPNEALEQTLVLIKPDALKNSLTGYIVSQLSEFHTGLRFAAAKIVYVNRMLADEHYAEHRGKVFFPGLLDFIMGKIHYPDEPWKRRVVAFVYQGVDAVQRIRELVGPTNPHEAREKQPGCIRSLGTLVPILDKNGNAIGQRMENLIHASANAADAEREIKLWFQPADMPPSMHAYPVVTSQSHYYYHGGKLATAYQPGAFCFITPGSLVWSSDMEILKAVLQGNPAPAPLEAVAAKYLINVCKEED
- a CDS encoding sodium-translocating pyrophosphatase; this encodes MENLDIFGMATRHGLNPVEQIFILSVLVAAFLSLVYAALLRWMVLKKDKGTVKMQEVWNAIRKGADAYLGRQLRTILPLIVVLTVVMFFSVYVVPPSREALEEFHNLTQDQIALVIAIGRTVAFILGASFSLIVGQWGMRMAVQANIRVAAASRRGFNEALSIAYYAGTITGMLTDGLGLLGGTAIFIVFGRAAPDALLGFGFGGTLLALFMRVGGGIYTKAADVGADLVGKVEKDIPEDDPRNAAVIADLVGDNVGDCAGMAADIFESYETTIVSGLILGLALVSLTGELKWIVYPLVIRAVGVISSMLGTFTVPIWEKFPIPFLRAHDAEEAMFRSYEVSSFFTCTISFILALTYAQDWRLAALTTIGVGLAVAFNPLTSFFTSTKHAPVKEIVKSTNTGPATTILSGLSVGMESSVYALFVIVVAFILGLLLYSADGATYVLYAVAMIGIGMLSHTGNNVAMDSYGPISDNANGIGEMAWHDLKDKETLKARQIMADLDAVGNTTKAITKGIAIASAVIAAVSLFGSYITDVGRVQAQLGQTVMDAIRVSDTKVFIGLLLGGALPWLFGSLSIRAVSRAACQIVEEVRRQFKLPGIMTGKVAPDYARVVSISTASAQKELIPLATIAVLMPLAVGLILQVEALGGFLAGIILSGQLLAVFMSNAGGAWDNAKKSIEDEPRDLKANTGKGSERHKAGVVGDTVGDPLKDTAGPALNPMIKVANLVSLLAAPIIVKYQLTNADGSVNFVVLAVAVLLLAATVWAIAQSNRQVKEEPAVAAVPAAKKPAAKRKK
- the mdh gene encoding malate dehydrogenase, whose amino-acid sequence is MRPKVSIIGAGNTGSATAVWLAAKDLCDIVLLDAVDGLAQGAALDLQEAIPILEQSTSVHGTSDYADTRDSDVVIITAGKPRKPGMTRDELAQTNAAVIKETVAAAVGHSPEAILIILTNPVDAMTYLAYRSSGLPKQRVIGQAGILDSSRFQILIARELGVSVESVHAFMLGGHGDTMVPMVRHSNVCGVPLSDLIPAERLEALVDRARNRGTELINLLKTRSAAYAPGAALTAMVGSILNNTHRVFPCSAYCEGEFGLDDIYFGVPVQIGRTGVERIVELSLNAEERATLEASAARIRKIVSGLASNGP